A genome region from Bombilactobacillus bombi includes the following:
- a CDS encoding glycosyltransferase family 2 protein, whose amino-acid sequence MIKVGLFIPTLNAGKEFKKVLDQINQQSGDFELRKLIIDSESSDDTVQLAQQAGFEYQTIPVQTFTHGKVRHYAVEKISDCDYIIFLTQDVYLQKNAIANILHFIQSHHQMAIAYGRQIADVNTVGWLDALDRQNNYPSKSVIKNWKNRRKYGLKTVFSSDAFSIYRRDVLLELGNFPLTVNFSEDMLMAAKAVQKGYSIGYCATAICEHNQKLNYHQLYQRYRKIGEFHHQYPWIKQKFGSANSQGISLVIGEMKFLISRGLLYLIPSLVIRSGIKYIGYKLG is encoded by the coding sequence ATGATTAAAGTAGGATTATTCATACCTACCCTGAATGCGGGCAAAGAATTTAAAAAAGTTTTAGATCAGATTAATCAACAGAGTGGCGACTTTGAGTTACGTAAATTGATTATTGATAGTGAATCTAGCGATGATACTGTTCAATTAGCCCAACAAGCAGGATTTGAATATCAAACAATACCAGTCCAAACTTTTACGCATGGTAAAGTAAGGCATTATGCTGTAGAAAAAATATCTGATTGTGATTATATTATTTTTTTGACACAGGATGTCTATTTACAAAAGAACGCAATCGCTAATATTTTGCACTTTATCCAATCACATCATCAAATGGCTATTGCTTATGGTAGACAAATTGCTGATGTCAATACTGTGGGCTGGTTAGATGCTTTAGACCGTCAAAATAATTATCCTAGTAAGAGTGTAATCAAGAATTGGAAAAATCGGCGCAAATATGGTTTAAAAACTGTTTTTTCGTCAGATGCTTTTTCAATTTATCGGCGTGATGTTTTGCTGGAATTAGGCAATTTTCCACTTACAGTCAACTTTTCTGAGGATATGTTAATGGCAGCAAAAGCTGTTCAAAAAGGATATAGTATCGGTTATTGTGCCACGGCAATTTGTGAACATAACCAGAAGTTAAATTATCACCAGCTATATCAACGCTATCGAAAAATAGGAGAATTTCATCATCAATATCCTTGGATTAAACAAAAGTTTGGTAGTGCAAATTCTCAAGGAATCAGCTTAGTGATTGGTGAAATGAAATTTTTAATTTCTAGAGGCTTATTGTATTTAATTCCTAGTTTAGTTATTCGCAGTGGAATCAAATATATTGGATATAAGTTAGGGTAA
- a CDS encoding sugar transferase, with product MGDLAETHTKKGKVLYRLLKRFFDIVISTLALVVCSPLFLIFKVVYLFGENKGPMLYKQLRVGKNGKKFLIYKFRSMVNGADTKLKANPRLYQKYLQNDFKLPVDADPRITHFGHFIRLTSLDEIPQFINVLKGEMSLVGPRPIVEAELKNYDTPEHLNKFLSVKPGITGCWQAFGRNKIGYPKRCNVELYYVDHASLLFDLKIIVKSFSSVLKHDGVY from the coding sequence ATGGGGGATTTAGCTGAGACACATACCAAAAAGGGCAAGGTGCTTTATCGATTATTGAAGCGGTTTTTTGATATAGTGATATCGACCTTAGCTTTAGTGGTTTGTAGTCCATTATTTTTAATTTTTAAGGTGGTATATCTTTTTGGGGAAAATAAAGGACCGATGTTATATAAGCAATTACGTGTAGGTAAAAATGGAAAAAAATTTTTGATATATAAGTTTCGTTCAATGGTAAATGGTGCTGATACTAAATTAAAAGCCAATCCACGTTTGTATCAAAAATATTTACAGAATGATTTTAAATTACCAGTTGATGCTGATCCTAGAATAACGCACTTTGGTCATTTCATTCGGTTAACATCGCTTGATGAGATTCCTCAATTTATCAATGTTTTAAAAGGTGAAATGAGTTTAGTTGGTCCGCGTCCGATTGTAGAAGCCGAATTGAAAAATTATGACACGCCGGAACACTTAAATAAATTTTTGTCAGTGAAACCAGGAATTACTGGTTGTTGGCAGGCTTTTGGCAGAAATAAAATTGGCTATCCAAAACGTTGTAATGTTGAATTGTATTATGTGGACCATGCCTCACTTTTATTTGATTTAAAAATTATTGTTAAAAGCTTTAGCAGTGTCTTAAAGCATGATGGAGTGTATTAA
- a CDS encoding DUF1149 family protein, whose protein sequence is MKVAKGPIVVQSYHYDLVDPDSEVKTDLQVQVQDYNDSEEAESTEGKMIQIMTPFGIHPEQAPFAISGLIGQVVQLQDVAADEDYTLSTELMEELSRPLVEQIQIITYQLTAMTLDHGYELNFQPNTGDNEDVDD, encoded by the coding sequence ATGAAAGTTGCTAAAGGACCAATTGTTGTCCAGTCTTATCATTATGATTTAGTAGATCCAGACAGTGAAGTTAAAACTGATTTACAGGTTCAAGTGCAAGATTACAATGATTCTGAAGAAGCAGAATCAACCGAAGGAAAAATGATTCAAATTATGACTCCTTTTGGGATTCATCCTGAGCAAGCGCCTTTTGCTATTTCCGGGTTAATCGGACAAGTAGTCCAGTTGCAAGATGTGGCTGCTGATGAAGACTACACCTTGAGTACCGAATTAATGGAAGAACTCTCACGTCCTCTAGTAGAACAAATTCAAATTATCACTTATCAACTAACTGCGATGACCTTAGATCATGGATACGAATTGAATTTCCAGCCTAATACTGGTGACAATGAAGATGTAGATGATTAA
- the trmL gene encoding tRNA (uridine(34)/cytosine(34)/5-carboxymethylaminomethyluridine(34)-2'-O)-methyltransferase TrmL, which produces MTNHIALFEPLMPANTGNIARTCAGTDTVLHLIRPLGFSLDDKHMKRAGLDYWDKVNVQIHDDLDDFLAAVADPKYLYLITKFSDKIYTDVDYSDTTKDHYFLFGKETTGLPEKFMRENQEKCLRIPMTDNIRALNLSNTCALVIYEVVRQQHFVGMELTHRYQHDKLH; this is translated from the coding sequence ATGACTAATCATATTGCCTTATTTGAACCGTTAATGCCAGCTAATACGGGAAATATTGCACGAACTTGCGCTGGTACCGATACAGTTTTACATTTAATTCGTCCATTGGGATTTAGTCTGGATGATAAGCACATGAAACGTGCCGGCTTAGATTACTGGGATAAAGTAAATGTACAAATCCATGATGATTTGGATGATTTTTTGGCAGCTGTTGCTGATCCAAAGTATTTGTATTTAATTACTAAGTTTTCTGATAAAATTTATACAGATGTTGATTATTCGGATACTACCAAGGATCATTATTTCTTGTTTGGCAAGGAAACTACCGGTTTACCTGAAAAATTCATGCGTGAAAATCAAGAAAAATGTTTGCGGATACCAATGACAGATAATATTCGCGCTTTGAATTTATCAAATACATGTGCATTGGTTATTTATGAAGTGGTTCGACAACAGCATTTTGTCGGGATGGAATTAACGCATCGGTATCAACACGACAAGTTACACTAA
- a CDS encoding GMP reductase yields MANNSFNVFDYEDIQLIPQKCIIEHRYQANTSTQLGSHTFKIPVVPANMSSIIDEKLAIWLAQNNYFYVMHRFEPETRLAFVQKMHQQQLIASISVGVQAQDYQLIDQLVQAQLAPEYITIDIAHGYAESVAKMIKYIKEKLPTTFVIAGNIATPDAVHFLEEAGADATKVGIGPGRACITKIKTGFGTAGWQLAAIRMCAKAARKPIIADGGIRTNGDIAKSLRFGASFVMIGSLLAGHDENPGEVLEQNGHKVKIYYGSASALQKGERKNIEGKKVIVPYKGSIVDTLKEMQEDLQSAISYAGGKELEDLRHVNYVIIKNSIYNGDAGVINHDLSNL; encoded by the coding sequence ATGGCAAATAACTCTTTCAATGTTTTTGATTACGAAGATATTCAACTAATTCCCCAAAAATGTATTATCGAGCATCGCTATCAGGCTAATACTTCTACCCAGCTTGGATCACATACCTTCAAAATACCAGTCGTTCCCGCAAATATGTCGAGTATCATCGATGAGAAATTAGCTATTTGGCTTGCACAGAATAATTACTTTTATGTGATGCATCGATTTGAGCCCGAAACACGGCTAGCCTTCGTCCAAAAAATGCACCAGCAGCAACTCATTGCTTCTATTAGTGTGGGCGTTCAAGCTCAAGATTATCAACTGATTGATCAATTAGTTCAAGCTCAATTAGCGCCTGAATATATTACAATCGATATTGCTCATGGTTATGCTGAATCAGTGGCCAAAATGATTAAGTACATTAAAGAAAAATTACCAACAACTTTTGTCATTGCCGGTAATATTGCCACTCCAGATGCAGTACATTTCTTAGAAGAAGCTGGTGCTGATGCCACCAAAGTTGGGATTGGTCCCGGTCGAGCTTGTATCACGAAAATCAAGACTGGATTTGGGACTGCTGGTTGGCAACTAGCCGCTATTAGAATGTGTGCTAAAGCTGCCCGTAAGCCGATTATTGCTGATGGTGGTATCCGAACCAATGGCGACATAGCTAAATCTTTGCGTTTTGGTGCCAGTTTTGTGATGATTGGATCTTTATTAGCTGGACATGATGAAAATCCAGGTGAAGTTTTGGAACAAAATGGCCATAAAGTCAAAATTTATTATGGATCGGCCTCAGCTTTACAAAAAGGCGAACGCAAAAATATTGAAGGCAAAAAAGTAATTGTTCCCTATAAAGGTTCAATTGTTGATACACTCAAGGAAATGCAAGAAGATTTGCAATCTGCTATCTCGTATGCTGGTGGCAAAGAACTAGAAGATTTACGTCATGTTAATTATGTCATCATAAAAAATTCTATTTATAATGGTGATGCTGGTGTCATTAATCATGACTTGAGTAATTTATAA
- a CDS encoding AI-2E family transporter — protein sequence MKSEHKTWFTKWFLNNKVTVVLLNVLLIFLIIAAFIKVSYIFKPIQQILGIILPPLIVAGILYYLIDPLIDLLEQRCHVKRVWSISIVFIVILAVLVWIILSLIPIIQNQATSLVHNIPQYWRTLQKMLINLSQEPHLQRLHLANKLSPLKLTKSFSNSLNGVFNNALGNITSAVGVVTNVVMIILTAPFVLFFMLKDDHKIKPSIIKYMPERLQASVSDTLTEINQALSSYVRGQLTVAFWVAVMFAIGYLIVGMPYGVLLGIFAGICNLIPYVGSAVGLIPAIVLGLINGQQMLLYVIIIFAIEQTIETRVVSPLVVGNKMNMHPVTTIFVLLVSGGMFGLIGVIGGIPIYAIIKIFVGKIFAWIQRNSSWYDSDEEQSTDSTTN from the coding sequence ATGAAATCTGAGCACAAAACATGGTTTACCAAATGGTTTTTAAATAATAAGGTAACAGTAGTTTTACTTAATGTTTTATTGATTTTTTTGATTATTGCCGCGTTTATCAAAGTGAGTTATATCTTTAAACCAATACAACAAATTTTGGGTATAATTTTACCACCGTTAATTGTAGCGGGTATTTTATATTATTTAATTGATCCACTGATTGACTTATTAGAACAACGTTGTCATGTGAAGCGCGTTTGGTCTATTAGTATAGTCTTTATTGTGATTTTGGCGGTGTTAGTTTGGATTATTTTGTCTTTGATTCCAATTATTCAAAATCAAGCCACTTCGTTAGTTCACAATATTCCCCAATATTGGCGGACTTTGCAGAAAATGTTGATTAATTTAAGTCAAGAGCCACATTTGCAAAGATTGCATTTGGCGAATAAATTATCCCCTTTGAAATTGACCAAATCATTTTCGAACAGTTTAAATGGCGTCTTTAACAACGCATTAGGTAATATCACTTCTGCTGTCGGAGTCGTCACCAATGTGGTAATGATTATTTTAACGGCTCCGTTTGTTTTGTTTTTTATGTTAAAAGATGACCACAAGATTAAACCAAGCATCATTAAATATATGCCTGAACGTCTTCAAGCTTCAGTATCTGACACGTTGACAGAGATTAATCAGGCCTTAAGTTCTTATGTACGTGGTCAATTAACAGTAGCCTTTTGGGTGGCCGTGATGTTTGCAATTGGATATTTAATTGTTGGTATGCCTTATGGCGTTTTATTAGGAATTTTTGCTGGAATTTGTAATCTAATTCCATATGTCGGCTCTGCTGTCGGCTTGATTCCTGCCATAGTCTTAGGTTTAATTAATGGTCAGCAGATGTTGTTATATGTCATTATTATTTTTGCGATTGAGCAAACTATTGAAACTCGTGTGGTTTCGCCATTAGTAGTTGGTAATAAGATGAATATGCATCCGGTAACGACAATTTTTGTATTGTTAGTATCAGGAGGAATGTTTGGTTTAATCGGTGTAATTGGGGGCATTCCGATTTATGCAATTATCAAAATATTTGTCGGTAAAATTTTTGCCTGGATACAACGAAACTCTTCTTGGTATGATAGTGATGAAGAACAATCGACAGATTCGACCACTAATTAG
- a CDS encoding PTS glucitol/sorbitol transporter subunit IIA: protein MEITAEVTFIGNQAVDEQTNFLLLFDESASEDLQQVAIIQHFLTSRNQFKLDKHAQLIIDQTLYPITFVGDLVNSQLSTIGHAVLAFDKCPAEPLPNSIYLDGPLPKLHLGSKIVYQMGD from the coding sequence ATGGAAATTACAGCAGAAGTTACATTCATCGGTAATCAAGCTGTCGATGAACAGACCAATTTTTTATTATTATTTGATGAAAGTGCTAGTGAAGATTTACAGCAAGTTGCCATTATACAACATTTTTTAACGTCTAGAAACCAATTTAAGTTGGATAAGCACGCACAATTAATAATTGATCAGACTTTATATCCAATAACCTTTGTAGGCGATTTGGTTAATTCGCAACTATCTACTATTGGGCATGCAGTTTTAGCTTTTGACAAGTGTCCAGCAGAACCTTTGCCTAATAGTATTTATTTAGATGGACCACTGCCCAAATTGCACTTAGGTAGTAAGATTGTCTATCAAATGGGAGATTAG
- a CDS encoding lactonase family protein produces the protein MQENVLIGGYTKQTSQGIYQLQFNSQTAQLTPAKLAVKLQGPTYFAVSNEHILYTVVQDGEQGGLAAYDMKNNFAYLGSALQPKNSPAYVEVSDKRQLVFSANFHTGIVTIHQIQEDKTLAITDHIQLTGRSIRPEQEESHPHMAHLAPDGNLVICDYGSDKVFTYSIDDAGKATKMGEFTAPAGSAPRHLVFNPQHPDIAYCICELASIVLVLNYHDGQFEQLQSYPLLPDNYNEDNTAAAIRISADGQFLYTSNRGHNSIVSFKVSASGQSLEHLQTIKTQGDFPRDFDFDLTGQYLLVPHQKSNDVTIFKRNLETGYLTFINNDTQVPEGTCIVFY, from the coding sequence ATGCAAGAAAATGTATTAATTGGCGGTTATACTAAACAAACCAGCCAAGGAATTTATCAATTGCAATTTAATTCGCAAACTGCCCAACTAACACCTGCTAAGTTAGCGGTCAAATTACAAGGTCCGACATACTTTGCCGTTTCTAACGAACATATTTTATATACTGTTGTTCAAGACGGCGAGCAAGGCGGGCTAGCTGCTTATGATATGAAAAATAATTTTGCCTATTTAGGCAGTGCTTTACAACCGAAGAATTCACCGGCTTATGTTGAGGTTTCTGATAAAAGACAATTGGTCTTTTCAGCTAATTTTCACACAGGTATTGTCACTATTCATCAAATCCAAGAAGATAAAACTTTAGCCATTACGGATCACATCCAATTAACCGGTCGCAGCATTCGCCCGGAACAAGAAGAGTCGCATCCACATATGGCCCATTTGGCACCCGATGGTAATTTAGTGATTTGTGATTATGGTAGTGATAAGGTCTTCACTTATAGTATCGATGATGCTGGAAAAGCCACCAAAATGGGAGAATTTACTGCTCCTGCAGGCTCAGCTCCCCGGCACTTGGTTTTTAATCCACAACATCCAGACATTGCTTATTGTATTTGTGAATTAGCTTCAATTGTTTTAGTCTTAAATTATCATGACGGTCAATTTGAACAATTACAAAGCTATCCTTTACTGCCAGATAATTATAATGAGGATAATACAGCTGCTGCTATCCGTATCAGTGCTGATGGTCAATTCTTATATACTTCTAATCGCGGTCATAATTCCATCGTATCTTTTAAAGTTAGCGCTAGTGGCCAATCTTTAGAACATCTCCAAACTATCAAAACTCAAGGAGATTTCCCTCGTGATTTTGATTTTGATCTTACTGGTCAATATCTTTTAGTTCCTCATCAAAAATCTAATGATGTGACTATTTTTAAACGTAATTTAGAGACTGGTTATCTAACTTTTATTAATAATGATACCCAAGTACCGGAAGGAACTTGTATCGTCTTTTACTAA
- a CDS encoding undecaprenyl-diphosphate phosphatase, which translates to MLNIFKAIILGIIEGITEFLPISSTGHLYLANEFVKLQESSAFINMFMVVIQLGAILAVVVIYFHKLNPFSPRKSTEEQHNTWILWFKVIVACLPSVIVGLPLNDFMDEHFNTWPVISATLLIYGILFIVVENYNRQRQASLTNLNSLPYSIALGIGLFQVLSLIPGTSRSGATILGAMLIGASRFVATEFSFFLAIPTMVGASGLKLFKYFWHGHTFTGSQTIVLLVGTLVSFIVAYIAIKFLLDYIKKNDFKAFGWYRIILAIIVIGYFGFIK; encoded by the coding sequence ATGTTAAACATTTTCAAAGCAATTATTCTCGGTATTATTGAAGGAATTACCGAATTTCTACCGATTAGTTCTACCGGGCACTTATACTTGGCTAATGAATTCGTCAAACTGCAGGAATCATCTGCTTTTATTAATATGTTCATGGTTGTTATTCAATTAGGGGCTATTTTGGCAGTGGTTGTTATTTATTTTCACAAGTTAAATCCTTTTTCACCACGCAAAAGTACTGAAGAACAGCACAATACTTGGATTTTATGGTTTAAAGTCATCGTGGCTTGTCTTCCATCAGTCATTGTTGGCTTGCCACTCAATGACTTTATGGATGAACACTTTAATACTTGGCCTGTTATTTCCGCAACATTATTAATCTATGGTATTTTATTCATTGTTGTTGAAAACTATAACCGTCAAAGACAAGCAAGTCTGACTAACCTTAATTCTTTGCCATATTCCATTGCCTTGGGAATTGGATTATTCCAAGTACTATCTTTAATTCCCGGTACTTCCCGTTCGGGAGCAACTATTTTGGGTGCGATGTTGATTGGTGCATCACGTTTTGTTGCGACTGAGTTTTCTTTCTTTTTAGCTATTCCTACAATGGTTGGTGCCAGTGGTTTGAAGTTGTTCAAATATTTTTGGCATGGACATACTTTTACTGGTTCGCAAACCATCGTGCTATTAGTCGGTACCTTGGTTTCCTTCATTGTCGCCTATATTGCTATTAAATTCTTATTGGATTATATCAAGAAAAACGACTTCAAAGCTTTTGGCTGGTACCGAATTATTCTTGCAATAATTGTTATTGGTTATTTTGGTTTTATCAAATAA
- the mgtE gene encoding magnesium transporter encodes MQELQNQINLQFHKLRKLLDEQHSKQFRKRFLDMHFYEQGQFFLTLNHEQRLQLYQIMAPDEVGDMFDTLEDDQIDMSKILAEMDLKYASDVLNSMYDDNAADFLEHLDKSEVDRYLALMPRADANQLRGLLHYDTQTAGGLMTTDYVVMRQDLNVKEALDLLRKFAHTAETIYYLYVIDDDNDLVGTLSLRELFTHNEKAVLSTIMTSNVISVFVDDDQEAVAQVFRDYQFVALPVVDHAHKLMGIVTVDDVIEVIDDEAQDDYSKLAGVDVDESKSTPLKAASSRLPWLITLLFLGMITATLIAHFEDLLSQASILAVFISLITGTAGNAGTQSLAVAVRRLSLTNNKPQHLWGLLLKELVTGLVIGLITGMTIMIVVGIWKHSFVLGAVIGLAMMAAITVANLAGSLIPMLMAKIGFDPAVASGPFISTLSDLTSVLIYFNIASLFMGFFKGM; translated from the coding sequence GTGCAAGAATTACAAAATCAAATTAACTTACAATTTCATAAACTAAGAAAGCTCTTAGATGAACAACATTCTAAACAATTTCGCAAACGTTTTTTGGATATGCATTTTTATGAGCAAGGACAATTCTTTTTAACATTAAATCATGAGCAGCGTTTGCAACTATATCAAATCATGGCTCCTGATGAAGTGGGAGATATGTTTGACACCTTAGAAGATGATCAGATAGATATGTCAAAAATTTTAGCTGAGATGGATTTAAAGTATGCTTCTGATGTTTTGAACAGCATGTATGATGATAATGCGGCCGATTTTTTGGAACATTTAGATAAAAGTGAAGTTGATCGCTATCTGGCGCTGATGCCTCGTGCAGATGCTAATCAATTACGGGGATTATTGCATTATGATACCCAAACAGCTGGAGGGTTGATGACTACTGATTATGTAGTCATGCGCCAAGACTTAAACGTTAAGGAAGCTTTAGATTTACTGCGCAAATTTGCTCATACAGCTGAAACTATTTATTATTTATACGTAATAGACGATGATAATGATTTAGTCGGAACTTTGTCGTTGCGGGAATTATTTACACATAATGAAAAAGCTGTTTTAAGTACGATTATGACAAGCAATGTGATTTCGGTTTTTGTTGATGATGATCAAGAAGCGGTAGCTCAGGTCTTTCGTGATTATCAATTTGTGGCCTTGCCGGTTGTTGATCATGCCCACAAATTAATGGGAATTGTCACAGTAGATGATGTAATTGAAGTTATTGATGATGAAGCTCAAGATGATTATTCTAAATTAGCCGGTGTAGATGTCGATGAGTCTAAAAGTACACCTTTGAAGGCTGCTAGCAGCCGCTTACCCTGGTTAATTACCTTATTATTTTTAGGGATGATTACTGCGACTTTGATTGCTCATTTTGAGGATTTACTTAGTCAAGCGAGTATTTTAGCAGTTTTCATTTCACTAATTACCGGTACTGCCGGTAATGCTGGTACTCAAAGCTTAGCGGTTGCTGTTCGACGTTTGTCCTTAACTAATAATAAACCACAGCATCTTTGGGGATTATTATTGAAAGAGTTAGTTACTGGATTAGTGATAGGTTTGATAACAGGTATGACCATTATGATAGTGGTGGGCATTTGGAAGCATAGCTTTGTTTTAGGTGCAGTCATTGGTTTAGCAATGATGGCTGCTATTACAGTTGCTAATTTGGCAGGAAGCTTAATTCCGATGTTAATGGCCAAAATTGGCTTTGATCCTGCGGTAGCAAGTGGACCATTTATTAGTACCTTAAGTGATTTAACTAGTGTATTGATTTATTTTAATATTGCTAGTTTGTTTATGGGATTTTTTAAGGGAATGTAG
- a CDS encoding RluA family pseudouridine synthase: protein MIYHWQKQDKHPQKLMNFLSQQGFSKTQLKQLKFHQGQLYVNHHRRYFGYQLHYGDEVVVLLPQEEGSDKIAAIAGPLAILYEDDNYLLVNKPAGLASLPVMNITSATLANYVKYYLQISKASNDAIHLVSRLDRDTSGVITFAKNAYAHSLLAAEFRTPDVVKEYDAIVQGNFTSRELTGQICAPIGVNAYNHNLRCVSPTGKYALTKYQVIQQYANFAWVRVNLITGRTHQIRVHFAHIGHPLLGDQAYGGSVQLIQRQALHCRQFSFFNRISNQQLSVKADLPNDLQKLLQNRK, encoded by the coding sequence ATGATTTATCATTGGCAAAAGCAAGACAAGCATCCGCAAAAATTAATGAATTTTTTGAGCCAGCAGGGTTTTTCCAAAACTCAGTTAAAACAACTCAAGTTTCATCAAGGACAATTATATGTTAATCATCACCGGCGTTATTTCGGTTATCAGCTGCATTATGGAGATGAAGTTGTAGTATTATTGCCACAAGAAGAAGGATCAGATAAAATTGCTGCCATTGCTGGACCATTAGCCATTTTATACGAAGATGATAATTATTTGTTAGTTAATAAACCTGCTGGTTTAGCTTCCTTACCAGTAATGAATATTACCAGTGCGACCTTGGCTAATTATGTAAAATATTATCTCCAAATAAGTAAAGCTAGTAATGATGCTATTCATTTAGTATCACGATTAGATCGTGATACTTCGGGGGTTATTACTTTTGCTAAAAATGCTTATGCACATAGTCTCTTAGCTGCTGAATTTCGAACGCCTGACGTTGTTAAGGAGTATGATGCGATAGTTCAGGGTAATTTTACTTCACGAGAACTAACTGGGCAAATTTGCGCTCCTATTGGGGTAAATGCATACAATCATAATTTACGCTGCGTGAGTCCAACAGGTAAATATGCCTTAACTAAATATCAGGTGATTCAACAATATGCAAACTTTGCTTGGGTGAGAGTCAACTTGATCACTGGTCGTACTCACCAAATCCGAGTTCACTTTGCGCATATTGGCCATCCATTGTTAGGTGATCAGGCCTACGGTGGTTCAGTACAATTAATTCAGCGTCAAGCACTTCATTGCCGCCAATTTAGTTTTTTTAACCGGATATCTAATCAGCAATTGAGCGTAAAAGCGGATTTACCGAATGATTTACAAAAATTATTACAAAATAGAAAATAA
- a CDS encoding NAD kinase, with translation MKVWIQNNAKSISQKIAQELRQKLLYEKIIISEKNPDLVITVGGDGTFLSAFHRFNNQLSHIEFVGIHTGHLGFYTDWQDSEVDELVSRIVNKQKNVIKFPLLDVKVTFSSGVVSHFLSLNESILKRVSQTMRADIMIDGRRFERFRGDGIVLSTPSGSTAYSKSLGGAIIDPSLSVMQFNEIAPINNRVYRTVNSSLILPQKQILTVVPAPQTDYIVTIDNLSYDHCSVQKVDYQISQETIKIASYRPKRFWLRVRNAFLVDGDK, from the coding sequence ATGAAAGTTTGGATTCAAAATAATGCGAAAAGTATTTCTCAAAAGATTGCTCAAGAATTACGCCAAAAATTGTTATATGAAAAAATCATAATTAGCGAGAAAAATCCTGATTTAGTAATTACTGTTGGTGGTGATGGGACTTTTTTGAGTGCGTTTCATCGCTTTAATAACCAATTATCTCATATCGAATTTGTCGGTATCCATACCGGGCACTTAGGATTTTATACTGATTGGCAAGATAGCGAAGTAGATGAATTAGTAAGTCGAATTGTGAATAAGCAAAAAAATGTTATTAAATTTCCCTTGTTAGATGTTAAAGTTACGTTTAGTAGTGGTGTAGTTAGTCATTTTTTGTCTTTAAATGAATCAATTTTAAAGCGGGTTTCACAGACAATGCGAGCAGATATAATGATTGATGGTCGTCGTTTTGAACGCTTTCGTGGTGATGGGATTGTATTATCAACACCTAGTGGTTCGACAGCTTATTCTAAGTCCTTAGGAGGCGCAATTATTGATCCTTCTTTGTCAGTGATGCAATTCAATGAAATTGCACCGATTAATAACCGGGTATATCGAACGGTTAATTCTTCGCTGATTTTACCGCAAAAACAAATTTTAACTGTGGTTCCCGCACCGCAAACTGATTATATTGTTACGATTGATAACTTATCTTATGATCATTGCTCTGTGCAAAAGGTTGATTATCAAATATCTCAAGAAACAATTAAAATAGCATCATATCGTCCCAAGAGATTTTGGTTGCGGGTTAGAAATGCCTTTTTGGTGGATGGTGATAAATGA